The sequence below is a genomic window from Chromatiales bacterium 21-64-14.
GACGGAGCCCTTCCACATCATCTGCGGCTATGGCGACACCGGAAACCTGATCGTGCAGTCCATGACCCGGCGCGGCATGGCCGTAGTCGTACTCGACCGCGATCAGGAGCGGATCAACGAACTGTCGCTGGAGAACCTCGGCCTTCCGGTCCCCGCGCTGTGTGCCGACGCCAGCCAGCCGGCATCGTTGCTGCTGGCCGGCCTGAAACACCCCTGGTGCACAGGGGCCGTGGCCGTGACTCCGGACGATCAGGTAAACCTCAGGATCGCGATCGCCGGAAAACTGCTCAACCCGTCACTCAAGGTGATCTCCCGCGCGCAGTCGCATGATACCCAGGCCAATATGGTCTCCTTCGGAACCGACGCGGTCACAAACCCATTCGATACCTTCGCCGACCGCCTGGCGAGCGCCCTCCATTCTCCAGACCTGCACCTGCTATTCCAATGGCTCACCGCGAGACCCGGGGGACCTCTGCCCCGCCGGCTCGATCCACCGCGGGGCACCTGGATACTCTGCGGCTACGGCCGATTCGGAAAATCGGTGAACCGCTACCTGCAATACGAGGGGGTGCCGACGATAATCATTGAGAAGGAGCCGGACAAGACCGATGCGCCGGAAGGTACGGTGATCGGCCGTGGGACGGAAGCCGTCACCCTGCGCGAGGCCCACATCGAGAGCGTCGTGGGAATCGTGGCGGGTACCGACGACGACGCCAACAACCTGTCGATCATCGTCACCGCCCGCGCACTGAACCCGGCGCTCTTCACGGTGGCGCGCCAGAATGAACGCGACAACGCCCCCCTGTTCGAGGCCGCGTCCCTGGATCTGGTCATGGAACGCGCGTCGATGCTGGCGGGACGGATCCTGACCCTGATCCGTACCCCGATGCTGGCCGAATTTCTGCGCCTCGCCCGGCACCAGAACAACGAATGGGCCGGCATGCTCGTCGAACGGCTGCGGCACGTCGTGCGCGGCCGCACTCCGGACGTGTGGGCGGTCGAGATCAAGGCCCCGCGCGCAGCGGCTGTGGCCGCTGCGCTATCCGAGGGCCAGGAGGTGCACATTGCACATCTGCTGGCGGATCCCGGGGACCGGAATCGAAGCCTGCCGTGCCTCGCGCTCCTGCTCCTGCGCGGCGAGGAGGAAACGCTGCTGCCCGGCGAACCGTTGCCACTCCAAGAGAACGACCGCCTGTTGTTCTGCGGGCATCCCGAAGCCCGCTCCCGGATGTTCAGGATTCTTCGCGACCAGAACGTGTTAGGCTATGTCCAGTCCGGGGTGCTGCACCCCGACGGCTATGTGTGGCGCCGATGGGCCCGCCGCAACGACTAGCACCCGCTGCCGGCTTCCAAGCCGGCAGGCGCCCCGCATGGCCTCCTCCGACTACCCTGCACCCAGTTTCCGGTACCCCGGATGCCGTGGGTAACCGAGCCACAGAGCGGCCATGACAGAACCTCCTGATGATCGATCGGACACCGTGTTATGCCCCACGCGAGGGCCGGCGGCATGGAAACACGGAGCCGCCGCGCTGCTTACCGCCCTCATCCTGTGCGGCCCATGCATCAGCGCCGCCGCGGTACCCGGCACACTGGACGTTGGGGATTTCTCCGCCGCGCGACCCGGCGGACAGCTTCCGCCAGGCTGGCGCCCGTTGCGCTTTCCGGGGATCGGAAAGCATACGAGATATACCCTGGTACAAAACGGCGGACAGGTGGTGATACGAGCGCAGGCGGATGCGTCAGCCTCCGGACTGGTACGGGAAGTCCACATCGATCCGCGTGTCTACCCGGTACTGCGCTGGCGATGGAAAATCACTGGGGTCCTTGCCGGCACCAGTCTGTCGCGCAAGGACGGCGACGACGCCATGGCGCGCCTGTACATCACCTTTGCCTATGATCCGGCGCGTCTTGGGCCCATCGATCGGCTGCGCTATGAGGCCGCGCGATTGGTCTATGGGAGCGCACCGCCGTTGCGGGCCCTCACTTACCTATGGACCGGCGCCGGCCGCATCGGCGCCTGGGCGCCGAATCCCAGCACCGATCGGGTCATGATGCAGGTACTTGAGACCGGCGGGTCACGGGTCGGTCAGTGGGTAACGGAGGAACGCAACCTCTACCAGGACTACCGGCGCGCGTTCGGGGAGGATCCGCCCATGATCTCCGGGGTAGCAATCATGACCGATACCGACAACACCGGCGGTAGAACGGTCAGCTATTACGGCGACATCCGTTTCGAAAAACCGGATGCGGTAAGACCCACTCAGACCCGATCAAATGCGCCGGCAACCATGATCGAGGCAGGAGACCAGCGTACCCCCTGACGTCTCCCGGACATCAGCTGCGCAGACGCCAAGTGGGAATCCCGTCCCGCATCAGACCATGGCGTTCCAGCCACGCTCCGGCGTCCTCGGCATCCTCGGTAAACCAAGCGCGGGCCGAACCCAATCGGAAGCTGTAACCCCACGTATCCATGTCCGCCATCAGGCGGACACGGCCGAGATCCGGCAAGTAATCCGCCAACAGAATCTGCAGGTAGCACACCGCGCCCTCCTCCAGATAATCTCCGCCAGCGTCCGTATGCACGCCGGCGCGCCGCTCCGGCGCCATGCATACGTAGTGACACGCCTCGTGCAGCACCGAATGAACCGGCGTATCGGCGCCCGCATAGAGCGTGGCTCCGATCAGTCCCGCCTCCGGCGCCCCCCAATAGCTGCCTGGGATCGGCCCGGTGTCTGGAGCCGCGTGCAGGCACAGCCGGTAACGTGCCAGCAGATCGTGCAGCGCGCGCTGATCGGCGCCCGCGTAGCACAGCACCCCGGTGGCGAAAGAACCCGATGCACCGGGAACATCCAGCGGTGCGCGCATGTCCCGCCGTGACTCGGCATTCATAGACACCTGCCTCTGCGCCTCTGGAGGACAACCGCCTCATCCCCCGGTACGGATGCTACCCACGGGTCACCGCGCCGTCCATGGCAAGGACCGTTCGCCCTCGTACTCAATCATCACTCTGGTAGCGGTGGTGCTCGCGCCATTCGTGGCGCCGCCACGCCCGTTCCCGCCATTCGTGCGACCGCCAGCCCGCACTCCGATCCGGGTACTGGTAGCCATAGGGGGTATAGCCATAGTCTCGGTAACGATAAGAATAGGGGCGCGGAACCACCACCACCGGCGGGGACGGGGTGTAGTAGTGATACACGGGGGCGGGCGCTAACACGCTACCCAACAATACGCCCAGGGCGAAATTGCCTCCGCCGTCACCATCGGCGAAGGTCGGTGTGGATACGGCGGTCAGAGCCAGTCCGGCCACCGCGGCGATCATGAGCTTTTTCATTGCGCACTCCTTGAGCATCAGTTGAGCCAGGGGGGGCGGGATCCGTAGCCGGTCGATCCGCGAGCGCTACGGGCCGATCCCCATGGTGCATAGCTTGCACCCACGCGACTGAACGGAGGCTGAACGGCTGTCCCCCGATCCCGATGCACCTGAACCAGGGATGTAAGACCGGCTGCGGATCCCGTCTCGGCCCTCGGACCATTCCTTTATCACGCTGGTTTTAGTAATAAAAATTACTAAAAACAGCATTTTAATAGATCAGCCAAGGGATGGGCAAGGGTTCCCCGAAGTTGACGCGGGCTATTGTATTCATCAATACGAATGTTTATCATTAACGTTAAGTTCTAGATCCCCATAGACGAAGCCCGGAAACAAGCACCATGGCTGATCCCTATCGTTCGCAATCGCGTGGTCCCCGCTTGGCGGGGACCCTGCTGGGTAGCGTTCTCGCCCTCGCCTGGGCGGTGGTACCGGCGCACGCCGACACACTGAGAGTCATCAACTTGTCTATCAAGCAGGGGCATTTCCACCCGCAGACCGTGCAGGTCCCCGCCGGCGAGAAATTCAAGCTCCGCGTGACCAATCACGGTCCGGCGGTGGAGGAGTTCGAGAGCACCGACCTGAACCGCGAGCAGATCGTGACGCCGGGGCACAGCATCGAAGTGTATCTCGGGCCACTCAAACCGGGACGCTATAAATTTTTCGGCGACTTCCACCCGGATACCGCAAAGGGCGAGATCGTCGCCGAGCAGGAGAAGCCCTGATGGCCACGGTACTGTTCATTGTATGGCGCGAAAGCCTGGAGGCGGTGCTGGTAGTGGGCATCCTGTATGCCTACCTCACCCGCCTCGGCACCGGGCGACGCGGCATGCGTTACCTGTTCACCGGCGTAGCGGGCGGTATCGGGCTCAGCGCGCTGCTGGCCCTGGTAACGATGCGCATCGAGACCGACCTGCAGGGCCAAGCCCTGCAGTATTTCCAAGTCGCCATGATGGCCACCGCCGCCACGCTGCTCACCCAGATGGTGCTGTGGATGCATCGTCACGGCCGGCGCCTGAAGCACGACCTGGAAGCGAACCTGGACCGCGCACTGAGCACCGGGAATCTCGCCGGGATCGGGGTGGTCGCCCTGTTGGCGGTGGCGCGCGAAGGTGCGGAGACGGTGCTGTATCTCTATGGACTGGGCATGGAAACCCATAGCGCTGGTCCCGCGGCTATGACCGGCGCCGCCGTCACCGGATTCGCGCTGGCCCTGGCCACCGCGTGGCTGGTGTCCCGGGGCGTGCGGTTTTTGAACTACCGGACCTTCTTCAGAATCACCGGCGTGGTGCTGCTGTTCACCGCTGCCGGCATGCTGGTAAGCGCCATCTCCCAGCTGATCGGCATGGGCGTGCTGCCGAGCCTTGTGGATCCGGTGTGGAACACCTCCTGGATCCTTGACGCCAACACCCGGTTCGGCGGTGTAGTCGCGGCCCTCACCGGCTACCGGCCACACCCATCGCTGATGTTGGTACTGCTCTACACCGCCTACTGGGGGTTCGTGGTGTACCGGCTGCGGAGTACCAACGCAATACCCAGCCCCAGCGCGCCGGATACCGCGACCCTTGGGGCCTGAACCGGCCCATAAGGACAAACGTAGAGACGGCAGCACAACCGATACCGGACTGCCCTGGTCTCTGGCGGCCCGGCTGTAACGATACGGCCCGCGTCGGCGCGGGACTAGGCGCCGGCCGCGGGACACTCCAACCGAGCGTGCCCAGTCCCCTGAACGGAGAACCTTCATGCCCCTGAAGCACCCAACACGCCGGCGCAGCACCCTGGCCCGCGCCGCCGCCCTGCTCTGTACCCTGCTGGTATCGGCCCCCGCCTATGCCTTCAACTATTTCGAGATGGAGGTCTACCCATACCGCACCGCCGCAAAGGGAGAGCTGGAACTGGAGAG
It includes:
- a CDS encoding potassium transporter TrkA, whose protein sequence is MQDRVLFLVLRRMRLPLLVLIGAYSVAVLGLTLVPGLDGAGHAHHLDFFHAFYVISYTVTTIGFGELPYPFTDAQRLWILLSIYTGVIAWFYAIGTLLALLQDPAFKQLIRAARFGAKVRRLTEPFHIICGYGDTGNLIVQSMTRRGMAVVVLDRDQERINELSLENLGLPVPALCADASQPASLLLAGLKHPWCTGAVAVTPDDQVNLRIAIAGKLLNPSLKVISRAQSHDTQANMVSFGTDAVTNPFDTFADRLASALHSPDLHLLFQWLTARPGGPLPRRLDPPRGTWILCGYGRFGKSVNRYLQYEGVPTIIIEKEPDKTDAPEGTVIGRGTEAVTLREAHIESVVGIVAGTDDDANNLSIIVTARALNPALFTVARQNERDNAPLFEAASLDLVMERASMLAGRILTLIRTPMLAEFLRLARHQNNEWAGMLVERLRHVVRGRTPDVWAVEIKAPRAAAVAAALSEGQEVHIAHLLADPGDRNRSLPCLALLLLRGEEETLLPGEPLPLQENDRLLFCGHPEARSRMFRILRDQNVLGYVQSGVLHPDGYVWRRWARRND